One part of the Plasmodium yoelii strain 17X genome assembly, chromosome: 13 genome encodes these proteins:
- a CDS encoding dephospho-CoA kinase: MFLPFFLGKCILCFLALGSIPIGFINRKNKFKKIENYKYIIISSVVVNSFLIYLNKYFGLFAIFNFFLGNYLCLIGITGGIAVGKSTFCNFLKKKNVVVINADDITSQIYKKGSTCYKKIVKHFGEEILNNDKSINRILLRKIVFNNEENVKYINKITHTYIIIQIIKECLKYKFLYLKYNVAIEAPLLIETKLYLLTSPIILLKSSIKNQIKRILSRDKNCTYDTAMGIIKNQLPTDEKIKFSDIIINNDDDLLDLEMKCDVVYNKYLKSFFF, from the exons AtgtttttaccattttttttgGGCAAATGTATTTTATGCTTCTTGGCATTAGGCTCAATTCCTATTGGGTTTATAAATAGAAAGAATAAATTTAAGAAAAtcgaaaattataaatatataatcatcAGTTCGGTAGTGGTGAACagttttttaatatatttgaataagTATTTTGGGCTTTTTGcgatatttaatttttttttggggaATTATTTATGCTTAATTGGAATTACAGGAGGTATAGCTGTAGGTAAGTCTacattttgtaattttttgaaaaaaaaaaatgttgttGTTATTAATGCGGATGATATAACAAgtcaaatatataaaaagggATCAacatgttataaaaaaattgtaaaacaTTTTGGCGAAGAGATCcttaataatgataaaagtATTAATAGAATTTTGTTAAGAAAAATCGTTTTCAACaatgaagaaaatgttaaatatataaacaaaataacacacacatatattataatacaGATCATTAAAGAATGTTTGAAATATAAGtttctatatttaaaatataatgtagCAATTGAAGCTCCTTTATTAATTGAAACAAAACTGTATCTATTAACAAGCCctattatacttttaaaGTCATCTATAAAGAATCAAATAAAGCGTATATTGTCAAGGGATAAAAATTGCACGTACGATACAGCCATGGGCATAATTAA aaaCCAATTACCAACTGATGAAAAGATAAAGTTTTCggatattataataaacaaCGATGACGATTTACTAGACTTGGAAATGAAGTGTGATGTAGTTTAtaacaaatatttaaaaagttttttcttttaa
- a CDS encoding gamma-tubulin complex component, putative, with protein MIHEIILSLIGQTGDIIILVDKRRNKRANENNINIDEYCFEVNNNIHIFLSSEIKIINEIVELGYYFYILNIFCLLVKNNTIYKSLTHIHKFNKLNSNKKKNIIKEKNNDKINNNADNNENSTTEAESSLSPSDKSSTITEESEDTDNLSNSYKKRKYERNDEIDNYFGVILKNIKSINNVRPYGYYANGISNEINKFIKRYLKKISEIEEYINNNKNTPLTQILSMLEKKKEEIIIIINIIKKYLEFQRKEEANVLEGESRNKTKEILDYLYECCLCGNSRIKHVYHKYFKNLGKILLHQISSWMFYGQLLDPYYEFFIQKRQFIYSDDKKIFLTPEELYENLTLTNVQSLNFEWNYLFFQCVSNLPECCIDKIIGRKILFIGKSIRILIRSNKWNTNDILKMFPITKILSKAFDQTLQTNYPKKNNYLGEDFMRYEQNIASNEYENNITHNMNYGSDSNDISNIYNDNNYNYINNVPKEYASSISLSCTESSDNSYECSSESGNEATCLYCKEIFDITIEKIRSIIAYKLWEYVVKDINLIKIFDLFKDIYLLNNGDFYDYFLEKSWFIMHSPPNYKNELLLKIIAWKNSTLSVEDYCKSKYENKKDKLILEKYENLLFSRNNNIDGGDSNNPSSFINGSNFYNFDVDISENIISKYFYPRISYKKFSYDSFEMEKYGNLILGGMSYIYDNKIVLNDFYKGIQELYKKKYYDYDSIYSVCINNYRQQILKGFKHGFDFAVNFNNFFDNKFINIDNVEGINGNPINPSKTSNDHNFLVGCCFSLVIQSVKNPLLYKTDILSGDSGYWGSLGDCLAVEIKVKFYEDKKNKTIKNVDDINNPVLGYIEVEVSLYIGGKGISSFVHDNNSYTVDYTKESILNNKILANNINLKRKNKSTYEDIQHGEENYMKNQDNDKFKDDEDHFNNEDMDDNNNYKSKFHVLKIQTNKQIFHNINKNSLTKFRVRINCIKHSFSVYIQKLDEYNLQINNPKNKIKPIIHIRALDMTQAFTLDIGNGYIGFYTCPILFKHKLLKKKSKIKQWLKRFYNNTLNVDFPINNYGNTNNTNFNNGNGNNLFNIYNDKNTETITNEIKKINQMILYNNNNDPKYDKNNLEEIELCRPSLNTKMNKSKKKKKDNSKDLFLFSCYDCSVEIYKWFHQSYKSPIEIPEIDVDNETLIFYDKNINKNIKIHSGLNLWNNIEIHFKLTWPIALIINTNTIYTYNSIFQFLFLLGRIYYNLKILCYHNRRLYKYLNYKKGFLLFSYLFSIRYKMQFFIFHLIRYLQEDIINYEYKLMSTQIHKSKDFEYTKSIHDLYISQVATKCFLRVQDLTTPLMELIDVSFKFCYFFQCLIENELFTDILNYEMDNETNKQKNDAKNNDENGDDDKDNDLKQVVEKLLQYNDTFNQKLVRVINEMMNLSSNSNHSHLVHLLTILDFNNCITKIKESIEDKEEMNKVANTNENKNDDKEMQNGINNNNNNNKFNKRDDMKLGYTDVENTNNIDSYYLNKHQPYNNNILKNMNLSINNMSQNYDEINDMDKDSNNFIKSRIENKFSNFMHTSIDEKWNTQKNEISSYSQNNILKQGKKTALIEKNNTQTETQVRDKYHYDYYNGEGIAPHNNSMNKSYLAGDAQYNILHGVTSYNDMSYKNTGINNYNALIDKYSNILSSYINKDSNDNLTNNNDDNNSIYNSVKNYGNNNLNIYNSNVNLNQDNIDNNLGYNLATHGDTTIKNNFNVQKLIDNYNYNYDRSHNIDDFDKNNFNQHK; from the coding sequence ATGATTCACGAAATAATCCTAAGCCTGATAGGGCAAACCGgagatataataattttagtgGACAAGCGAAGGAATAAAAGAGCAAATgaaaataacataaatatagaTGAATACTGTTTTGAAGTAAATAATAACATTCATATATTCTTGAGCtctgaaataaaaataattaatgaaATTGTTGAATTAggttactatttttatatattaaatatattttgtttattagtTAAAAATAACACAATTTATAAAAGTTTAACACATATACACAAATTTAACAAATTAAATAGTAATAAGAAAAAGAATAtcataaaagaaaaaaacaatgacaaaataaataataatgcggataataatgaaaattcaaCTACAGAAGCTGAATCATCTCTAAGTCCTTCAGATAAATCATCCACTATTACTGAAGAATCCGAGGATACTGATAATTTGAGTAACTcctataaaaaaagaaaatatgaaaGAAATGATGAAATAGACAATTATTTTGGagttattttaaaaaatataaaaagtataAATAATGTACGTCCTTATGGGTATTATGCAAATGGTATAAGTAatgaaataaacaaatttataaagagatatttaaaaaaaatcagTGAAATAgaagaatatataaataataataaaaatacaccATTAACGCAAATATTATCTAtgttagaaaaaaaaaaagaagaaataattataataataaatataataaaaaagtattTAGAATTTCAAAGAAAAGAAGAGGCGAATGTACTAGAAGGCGAAAGTCGAAATAAAACCAAAGAAATTTTAGATTATTTGTATGAGTGTTGCTTATGTGGAAATTCAAGAATTAAACATGTctatcataaatattttaaaaatttaggaaaaatattattacacCAAATATCTTCATGGATGTTTTATGGGCAATTGTTAGATCCttattatgaattttttattcaGAAAAgacaatttatttattctgatgataaaaaaatatttttaacacCAGAAGAATTATATGAAAACTTAACATTAACCAATGTTCAAAGTTTGAATTTTGAAtggaattatttatttttccaatGTGTTTCAAATTTACCTGAGTGCTGTATAGACAAAATAATTGgtagaaaaatattatttataggaAAATCTATTCGTATATTAATTAGAAGCAATAAATGGAATACCAATGATATCTTAAAAATGTTTCCCATTACTAAGATATTATCAAAAGCCTTTGATCAAACTCTACAGACAAAttatccaaaaaaaaataattatttggGGGAGGATTTTATGAGATATGAGCAAAATATAGCTAGTaatgaatatgaaaataacattacccataatatgaattatggATCTGACTCAAATGAtattagtaatatatataatgataataattataactatattaataatgtacCGAAGGAGTATGCTAGTTCCATTAGCCTTTCTTGCACGGAAAGTTCTGATAATTCATATGAATGTTCATCTGAATCAGGAAATGAAGCAACGTGTTTATATTGCAAAGAAATATTTGACATTACTATTGAAAAGATTAGAAGCATAATAGCTTATAAATTGTGGGAATATGTTGTTAAAgacataaatttaattaaaatatttgacTTATTTAAagacatatatttattaaataatggCGATTTTTATGATTACTTTTTAGAAAAATCTTGGTTTATTATGCATAGTCctccaaattataaaaatgaattgcTTCTAAAAATTATAGCTTGGAAAAACTCTACATTATCTGTGGAAGATTATTGTAAatcaaaatatgaaaataaaaaagataaattaattttagagaaatatgaaaatttgttattttcaaGAAATAACAATATTGATGGTGGTGATAGTAATAATCCATCCAGTTTTATCAATGGCTCGAATTTCTATAATTTTGATGTAGATATTTCAGAGAATATAAtttctaaatatttttatcctAGAATatcttataaaaaattttcttACGATTCGTttgaaatggaaaaatacGGGAACCTGATATTAGGGGGGATgagttatatatatgataataaaatagttttaaatgatttttacAAAGGTATACaagaattatataaaaaaaaatattatgactATGATAGTATATATAGTGTATGTATTAACAACTATAGACAACAAATTTTGAAAGGATTTAAGCATGGTTTTGATTTTGCtgttaattttaataatttttttgataataaatttataaatattgatAATGTTGAAGGAATAAACGGAAACCCGATTAATCCAAGTAAAACATCGAATGACCACAATTTCCTTGTAGGGTGTTGTTTTTCTTTAGTTATCCAATCAGTTAAAAATCCATTGCTTTATAAAACAGATATATTAAGTGGTGATTCAGGATATTGGGGATCTTTAGGAGATTGTTTAGCTGTTGAAATAAAAGTAAAGTTTTATgaagacaaaaaaaataagacaataaaaaatgtagatgatataaataatccaGTTTTAGGATATATAGAAGTAGAAGTGTCGTTATATATAGGAGGAAAAGGTATTTCATCATTTGTGCATGATAATAATAGCTACACAGTTGATTATACTAAAGAatcaattttaaataataaaattttagcgaataatataaatttgaaaagaaaaaataaaagcacTTATGAAGATATCCAACATGGTGaggaaaattatatgaaaaatcaagataatgataaatttaaagaCGATGAAGATCATTTTAATAATGAAGATAtggatgataataataattataaatcaAAATTTCATGTATTGAAAATTCAAACCAATAAACAGATATTtcataatataaacaaaaatagcTTAACAAAGTTTCGTGTAAGAATAAATTGCATAAAGCATTCTTTTAGTgtttatatacaaaaattagatgaatataatttacaaataaataatccGAAAAATAAGATAAAGCCAATTATTCATATAAGGGCTTTAGACATGACTCAAGCCTTTACATTGGATATTGGAAATGGGTACATAGGTTTTTATACATGTCCAATATTGTTTAAACATAAattacttaaaaaaaaaagtaaaataaaacaatggCTCAAGCGTTTTTACAACAATACGCTAAATGTAGATTTTCctattaataattatggTAATACCAATAATACGAACTTCAATAATGGAAATggtaataatttatttaatatatacaatgaTAAGAATACGGAAACAATAAccaatgaaattaaaaaaataaaccaaatgattttatataacaataataatgatcctaagtatgataaaaataaccTTGAGGAAATTGAGCTATGTAGACCGAGTTTGAACACTAAAATGAAcaaatcgaaaaaaaaaaagaaagataaTTCTAaagatttatttttgttcaGTTGCTATGATTGCTCggtagaaatatataaatggttTCATCAGTCTTATAAATCTCCTATTGAAATTCCTGAAATTGATGTCGATAATGaaacattaatattttatgacaaaaatataaacaagaatataaaaatccaTAGTGGCTTGAATTTGTGGAATAATATAGAAATTCATTTTAAATTAACATGGCCGATTGCTTTAATTATCAATactaatactatatatacttataattctattttccaatttttatttcttttaggaagaatatattataacttaaaaatattgtGTTATCATAATAGGCGTTTATATAAATAcctaaattataaaaaaggttttttactattttcgTATTTGTTTTCTATTAGATATAAAatgcaattttttatttttcatttaattaGATATTTACAAGaagatattattaattacgaatataaattaatgtcTACACAAATTCATAAATCTAAAGATTTTGAATATACAAAATCGATacatgatttatatatttcccAAGTTGCCACAAAATGTTTTTTGCGTGTTCAAGATTTAACAACCCCTTTAATGGAGCTAATAGATGtatcttttaaattttgttatttttttcaatgcctaatagaaaatgaattatttactgatattttaaattacGAAATGGATAACGAAACGAACAAGCAAAAAAATGATGCAAAAAATAACGATGAAAATGGTGATGATGACAAAGATAATGATTTGAAGCAAGTTGTTGAAAAATTGTTACAATATAATGACACATTTAATCAAAAACTTGTTCGTGTTATAAATGAAATGATGAACTTAAGCTCAAACAGTAATCATTCGCATCTTGTTCATTTGCTGACAATATTAGATTTTAACAATTgcataacaaaaataaaagaatcaATAGAAGACAAAGAAGAAATGAATAAAGTCGCAAAtactaatgaaaataaaaatgatgataaagaGATGCAAAATggtattaataataataataataataataaatttaacaaACGCGATGATATGAAACTAGGATATACAGATGTGGAAAATACAAACAATATTGAtagttattatttaaataagcATCAACcttacaataataatattttaaaaaatatgaatttatcAATTAACAACATGTCTCAAAATtatgatgaaataaatgaCATGGATAAAGatagtaataattttataaaaagtagaatagaaaataaatttagcAATTTTATGCATACAAGTATTGATGAAAAATGGAATACTcagaaaaatgaaataagtTCATACTCTCAAAATAACATATTAAAACAAGGAAAAAAAACAGCcttaatagaaaaaaataacacaCAAACTGAGACTCAAGTTAGAGACAAATATCACTATGATTATTACAATGGTGAAGGAATTGCTCCTCATAATAATAGTATGAATAAAAGTTATTTAGCTGGAGATGCacaatataatattcttCATGGAGTTACTTCCTATAATGATATGAGTTACAAAAACACGGGGATTAACAACTATAATGCACTAATTGATAAATACTCAAATATATTGAGCAGCTACATTAATAAAGACAGCAATGACAATCTCACCAATAacaatgatgataataatagtatttaTAATTCTGTTAAAAATTATGGaaataacaatttaaatatttacaattCAAATGTTAACCTAAACCAAGACAatattgataataatttAGGATACAATTTGGCCACTCATGGTGATAcaactataaaaaataattttaatgttcaaaaattaatagataattataattacaaTTATGATAGATCACATAATATCGAtgattttgataaaaataattttaatcaaCACAAATAG
- a CDS encoding poly(A)-specific ribonuclease PARN, putative, with the protein MLSVRNYFFKNVVLKEKTRFMKYNILKKNYSRITSVNINNWNSIHKEILSKIQESDFVSIDVEYTGLHLKDERYISIDSSYEAHCYGAKSFFPCQIGITIAKKRDITTHDKCNEIKNNIIKNKNIHNIKVFENNDKVSKVSPMKNEQEWDISPYCIYIFPKENKYFSVSTSTLIFLKENNFDFNEWIFNGVSYLRPNEEDEKKKHIFEKIDGLKNLLNKCNTKNDYNKETGENKIDINKIINEIENYKAVDDEDKQAVIEIVKKIGIWLSNENETQFNNIAKDELGTPTNSPIQSSSSEGKLDELKHVSLSNGCYKDGDHKNSIYETFITNDKNQSSNKIIKSDTNLDNKHKPVHNSTEGDEKISENSKDLNLDNNEEYDKCPLYIEIENPYLRLLAHTLITKYFNSIFCISVKLNDKKNLAIYKTEKDSYNEQIKALQMEIEKINETIGVRLLFDEIIKSNKILIGHNCFYDILHIYQTFYHELPDSIHAFKRKWTELFPYTVDTKYMNETNEYLYSLNGPATLKGLCEYMASLISSSKDFDFFFNFLNGNILDLQQCLIPFVKDEKSEANSSGENYNERQPTDAKNNNYDDENIEGKENGKNQLENSTSYQYDEKYYKDANTLNGNANVLKSDEHNAGYDSLLTCLLFIFQCHYILKKNNLSWKNIYFTNTNIMNENKKHFLDIFSNMCNKIKIVKTQPNVVSLTSSENYEMARHFYMYDYPNYFKKWEIMKIWSPIWITLSKVDDQSCWIIAKSDDDAKNIKMIYKMLQNPQFKLCTYEEYLNKFKSK; encoded by the coding sequence ATGCTAAGTGTTAGGAATTATTTCTTTAAAAATGTGGTTTTAAAAGAGAAAACGCGCTTcatgaaatataatatactgAAAAAAAACTACTCAAGAATAACAAGtgtaaacataaataattggAATAGTATACATAAGGAAATATTAAGTAAGATTCAAGAAAGTGATTTTGTTTCTATTGATGTTGAATATACTGGATTGCATTTAAAAGATGAGAGATACATATCCATTGATTCAAGTTATGAAGCTCATTGTTATGGGGCCAAATCTTTTTTCCCCTGTCAAATAGGAATAACTATTGCTAAGAAAAGGGATATAACAACACATGATAAATGTAATgagattaaaaataatattataaaaaataaaaacatacataatattaaagtttttgaaaataatgataaagtTAGCAAAGTTTCCCCTATGAAAAATGAGCAAGAGTGGGACATATCACcatattgcatatatatattcccaaaagaaaataaatattttagtgTCTCTACTTCAacacttatatttttaaaagaaaataattttgattttaATGAGTGGATATTTAATGGTGTAAGTTATTTAAGACCAAATGAAGaagacgaaaaaaaaaaacacatctttgaaaaaattgatggattaaaaaatttacttAATAAGTGCAACACAAagaatgattataataaagaaactggagaaaataaaatagatataaataaaattattaacgaaatagaaaattataaagctGTAGATGATGAAGATAAACAAGCAGTTATTGAAAtcgtaaaaaaaattggtatATGGTTAtctaatgaaaatgaaactCAATTTAACAATATTGCTAAGGATGAGCTAGGAACCCCAACTAATTCACCTATTCAAAGTAGTAGTAGCGAGGGTAAATTAGATGAGCTGAAACACGTAAGCCTATCTAATGGATGCTACAAAGATGGTGatcataaaaatagtatatatgAAACTTTTATAACCAATGATAAAAACCAAAGCAGTAATAAAATCATTAAAAGCGATACAAATCTTGATAATAAACATAAACCTGTGCATAATTCTACTGAAGGCGATGAAAAAATTTCAGAAAATTCCAAAGATTTGAATTTGGATAATAACGAAGAATATGATAAATGTCCCTTATATATTGAAATAGAAAATCCATATCTCAGATTACTTGCACATACATTaattacaaaatattttaattcaattttttgtatatctGTTAAATTGAACGATAAGAAAAATTTAGCAATATATAAAACTGAAAAAGATTCCTATAATGAACAAATAAAAGCATTGCAAATGGagatagaaaaaataaatgaaactATTGGTGTTAGAttattatttgatgaaattataaaaagtaataaaatactAATTGGGCATAACTGCTTTTACGACATTTTGCATATATACCAAACATTTTATCATGAATTACCAGATTCGATTCATGcttttaaaagaaaatggaCAGAATTATTTCCATATACAGTtgatacaaaatatatgaatgaaACAAATGAGTatctatattcattaaatggCCCTGCAACATTAAAAGGCTTATGTGAGTACATGGCATCATTAATTTCTTCAAGTAAAGactttgattttttttttaattttctcaATGGGAATATATTAGACCTTCAACAGTGTCTTATTCCCTTTgtaaaagatgaaaaaagtGAGGCAAATTCGTCtggagaaaattataatgaacGACAACCAACTGATgccaaaaataataattatgatgatGAGAATATTGAAGGGaaagaaaatggaaaaaatcaGTTAGAAAATAGTACTTCATACCAATACGAtgagaaatattataaagatGCAAACACATTGAATGGAAATGCAAATGTGCTAAAGAGCGATGAACATAATGCAGGCTATGATAGTCTTTTAACATGCcttctttttatatttcaatgtcattatattttaaaaaaaaataatttatccTGGAAAAACATTTACTTTACTAATACAAATATTatgaatgaaaataaaaagcattttttggatatattttcaaatatgtgcaacaaaataaaaattgttaaaacaCAACCAAATGTTGTTTCGTTAACGAGTTcagaaaattatgaaatgGCAAGgcatttttatatgtatgattatccaaattattttaaaaaatgggaaataatgaaaatatggtCACCCATTTGGATAACCTTGAGTAAGGTAGATGACCAATCATGTTGGATCATAGCAAAAAGCGATGACGatgcaaaaaatattaaaatgatTTATAAAATGTTGCAGAATCCACAATTCAAGTTATGCACATATGAAGaatatttgaataaatttaaatcTAAATGA